In Priestia megaterium NBRC 15308 = ATCC 14581, the following proteins share a genomic window:
- a CDS encoding methionine/alanine import family NSS transporter small subunit yields MDGSSITMMVVGMVIIWGGLAASIAHAVKKAKESKTSG; encoded by the coding sequence ATGGATGGAAGTTCAATAACAATGATGGTTGTAGGGATGGTCATCATATGGGGCGGATTGGCCGCGAGTATTGCTCATGCTGTGAAAAAAGCAAAGGAAAGCAAAACATCAGGATAA